From one Pontibacillus sp. HMF3514 genomic stretch:
- the fumC gene encoding class II fumarate hydratase, with protein sequence MDYRIEKDTLGEIKVPADKYWGAQTQRSVQNFPIGNEKMPREVIQGFAVLKKCAAKANNELGLLEKEKADAIAHAADRIRNGELDEHFPLVVWQTGSGTQSNMNVNEVIAYVGSEWLKEQGSETRLHPNDDVNKSQSSNDTYPTAMHIASVLKVEKEVLPSLDRLKSTLKEKMDAYNEIVKIGRTHLQDATPLTLGQEISGWHRMLEKTNDMLKDSLSYVRELAIGGTAVGTGLNAHQDFSEQVVEAICDETENAFISAPNKFHALTSHDELVHTHGALKALAGDLMKIANDVRWLASGPRCGIGEITIPANEPGSSIMPGKVNPTQAEAITMVSTQVMGNDATIGFAASQGNFELNVYKPVIAYNFLQSCQLLSDSMDSFNDRCVKGLEPNHDKINQYLKDSLMLVTALNPHIGYENAAKIAKNAFEKDLTLKESAIETGILTEEQFEEYIDPKAMTKPNAK encoded by the coding sequence ATGGATTATCGTATTGAAAAAGACACATTAGGCGAAATTAAAGTACCAGCAGATAAGTACTGGGGTGCGCAAACGCAGCGTAGTGTTCAAAACTTCCCAATCGGAAATGAAAAAATGCCAAGAGAAGTGATTCAAGGCTTTGCCGTTTTAAAAAAATGTGCAGCAAAAGCCAATAACGAATTAGGCTTATTAGAAAAGGAAAAAGCAGATGCTATTGCTCATGCAGCTGATCGCATCCGTAATGGCGAGCTAGATGAGCACTTCCCACTTGTTGTATGGCAAACAGGTAGCGGTACGCAGTCTAACATGAACGTAAACGAAGTGATTGCTTACGTAGGAAGTGAGTGGTTGAAAGAGCAAGGTTCTGAAACCCGCCTTCATCCAAATGATGATGTAAACAAATCACAAAGCTCTAACGATACATATCCAACAGCTATGCACATTGCATCTGTTTTAAAAGTGGAGAAAGAAGTACTTCCATCACTTGATCGTTTGAAGAGTACATTGAAAGAAAAAATGGATGCTTATAATGAAATTGTAAAAATCGGTCGTACACACCTTCAAGATGCTACCCCTCTTACATTAGGGCAAGAAATTAGTGGCTGGCACCGTATGCTTGAAAAAACAAACGATATGTTAAAAGACAGTTTAAGCTACGTTCGTGAATTAGCAATCGGTGGTACAGCTGTTGGGACAGGCTTGAATGCTCACCAAGATTTCTCTGAGCAGGTTGTTGAAGCGATTTGTGATGAAACAGAGAATGCATTTATTTCAGCTCCAAATAAATTCCATGCACTAACAAGTCATGATGAGCTTGTTCATACACACGGTGCACTCAAAGCACTTGCTGGCGACTTAATGAAGATTGCCAATGATGTTCGCTGGTTAGCTAGTGGTCCACGTTGTGGAATTGGCGAGATTACAATTCCTGCAAATGAACCAGGAAGCTCTATTATGCCAGGTAAGGTAAACCCAACTCAGGCTGAGGCAATTACAATGGTATCTACTCAGGTAATGGGGAACGATGCGACAATTGGCTTCGCAGCAAGTCAGGGTAACTTTGAATTAAACGTGTATAAGCCAGTTATTGCTTATAACTTCTTACAATCTTGTCAGCTACTTTCTGACAGCATGGACTCATTCAATGACCGTTGTGTGAAAGGTCTTGAGCCAAATCATGATAAAATTAATCAATACTTGAAGGATTCTCTTATGTTAGTAACGGCTCTAAATCCTCACATTGGATATGAAAATGCTGCTAAGATTGCGAAGAATGCATTTGAAAAAGATTTAACACTTAAGGAATCTGCCATTGAAACAGGTATTTTAACGGAAGAGCAGTTTGAAGAATATATTGATCCTAAAGCGATGACAAAGCCAAACGCTAAATAA
- a CDS encoding alpha/beta-type small acid-soluble spore protein: MAQNNSNQLVVPGVQQALDQMKTEIAQEFGVQLGPDSTSRQNGSVGGEITKRLVQAAEQQFGGKQ, encoded by the coding sequence ATGGCTCAAAATAACTCTAACCAGCTTGTAGTACCTGGTGTACAACAAGCACTTGACCAAATGAAAACTGAGATTGCTCAAGAGTTTGGCGTACAACTTGGTCCAGATTCTACATCTCGTCAAAACGGTTCTGTAGGTGGCGAAATTACAAAACGTCTTGTACAAGCTGCTGAACAGCAATTCGGTGGAAAACAATAA
- a CDS encoding alpha/beta-type small acid-soluble spore protein, which translates to MAQNNSNQLVVPGVQQALDQMKMEIAQEFGVQLGPDSTSRQNGSVGGEITKRLVQAAEQQFGGQQ; encoded by the coding sequence ATGGCTCAAAACAACTCAAATCAGTTAGTAGTACCTGGTGTACAACAAGCTCTAGACCAAATGAAGATGGAAATCGCTCAAGAATTCGGTGTTCAACTTGGTCCAGACTCTACTTCTCGTCAAAACGGAAGTGTTGGTGGTGAGATTACGAAGCGTCTTGTTCAGGCAGCTGAACAACAATTCGGTGGTCAACAGTAA
- a CDS encoding ABC transporter ATP-binding protein → MAELQLQNINKVYDNKVTAVEDFNLDIDDKEFIVFVGPSGCGKSTTLRMIAGLEEITGGDFYIGDKRMNDVAPKDRDIAMVFQNYALYPHMNVYDNMAFGLKLRKFKKDEIDRRVQDAAKILGLEGYLDRKPKALSGGQRQRVALGRAIVRDAKVFLMDEPLSNLDAKLRVQMRAEIQKLHQRLQTTTIYVTHDQTEAMTMATRLVVMKDGIIQQVGRPKDVYDEPENVFVGGFIGSPAMNFLHGTLSDQYFEMENYKIKVPEGKMKTLREQNYVGKDIILGIRPEDIHDEPVFIESSQDTKITATIDVAELMGSESYLYSSVSGQEFIARVDSRSDIQGGQKVDLALDMNKAHFFDKESELRIR, encoded by the coding sequence ATGGCAGAGCTACAACTTCAAAATATTAACAAAGTTTATGATAATAAGGTTACAGCAGTAGAAGACTTTAATTTAGATATTGATGATAAAGAATTTATTGTATTCGTTGGCCCATCTGGTTGCGGTAAATCAACAACACTACGTATGATTGCTGGTCTTGAAGAAATTACTGGTGGAGATTTCTATATTGGTGATAAGCGTATGAATGACGTTGCTCCAAAAGATCGTGACATTGCAATGGTATTCCAGAACTACGCACTATACCCACACATGAACGTTTATGACAATATGGCTTTCGGTCTTAAACTTCGTAAATTTAAAAAAGATGAAATCGACCGTCGCGTTCAAGATGCAGCGAAAATCTTAGGGTTAGAGGGTTACCTCGACCGTAAACCGAAAGCACTATCTGGTGGTCAGCGTCAACGTGTTGCACTAGGACGCGCGATCGTACGTGATGCAAAAGTATTCCTTATGGACGAACCACTTTCCAACCTGGATGCAAAACTACGTGTACAAATGCGCGCTGAAATTCAAAAGCTTCACCAACGTCTACAAACCACAACTATCTATGTTACACACGACCAAACAGAGGCAATGACAATGGCAACACGCCTTGTTGTTATGAAAGACGGTATTATCCAACAAGTTGGTCGACCAAAAGACGTTTATGATGAGCCAGAAAATGTTTTCGTAGGTGGCTTTATCGGCTCCCCTGCTATGAACTTTTTACACGGAACATTAAGCGATCAGTATTTTGAAATGGAAAATTACAAAATCAAAGTTCCTGAAGGTAAAATGAAAACGCTACGTGAACAAAATTATGTTGGAAAAGACATTATTTTAGGAATTCGTCCTGAAGACATTCATGATGAGCCTGTATTTATCGAATCTAGCCAGGATACGAAAATAACAGCTACTATCGATGTAGCTGAGCTAATGGGTTCTGAATCTTATCTATACTCTTCTGTTAGTGGTCAGGAATTTATCGCACGTGTTGATTCTCGCTCAGATATTCAAGGCGGACAAAAAGTGGACCTTGCTCTCGATATGAACAAAGCTCATTTCTTTGACAAGGAATCTGAGTTAAGAATCCGATAA
- a CDS encoding CdaR family transcriptional regulator: MFDQLKSLYPNIIIFESTVNVNQSQYKWFRSSNGEVFGIPFSDLEHKELQLLNTLLEPYDPKQSTLTERERIWYDWIYHHKTDNHQEKAPSQFRFVFFSLAEKGIEPNTFHEAIQGLFPHTMPILWENDHQGFIIEEQSNLYEESISYEHVIDVLMSDFYMKLYMYITPYYHALHDIPEAYKWGKQCFETKLTYFPKPVTTYQDIIPYVYIHSLDSNTKQHIVSTILGDTIHDRELLKTVRVFLECNSNATLAAKELFMHRNSLQYRVEKYIEKTNINIKQFQGALLTYLALMHVHVEEDK; the protein is encoded by the coding sequence ATGTTCGATCAACTAAAATCACTATATCCAAATATTATAATATTTGAATCTACAGTAAATGTAAATCAAAGTCAATATAAATGGTTCCGCTCGAGTAATGGGGAAGTTTTTGGCATTCCTTTTTCTGACCTAGAGCACAAGGAACTGCAATTATTAAACACATTGCTTGAGCCCTATGATCCAAAACAATCTACTCTTACCGAACGAGAACGGATTTGGTATGACTGGATCTATCACCACAAAACGGACAATCACCAAGAAAAAGCTCCTTCACAGTTTCGTTTTGTGTTTTTCTCTCTCGCTGAAAAAGGAATTGAACCCAATACGTTTCATGAAGCAATACAGGGGTTGTTCCCTCACACGATGCCGATCCTATGGGAGAATGATCATCAGGGATTTATTATTGAAGAACAATCTAACCTTTATGAAGAAAGCATTTCATATGAACATGTGATCGATGTGCTAATGAGTGATTTTTACATGAAACTATATATGTACATTACGCCATATTATCACGCTCTTCATGATATTCCAGAGGCTTACAAATGGGGAAAGCAATGTTTTGAAACAAAGCTAACATATTTCCCTAAACCTGTAACAACGTATCAAGACATTATTCCATACGTATATATCCATTCATTAGACTCAAACACCAAACAACACATTGTTTCTACTATATTAGGGGATACGATTCATGATCGTGAACTCTTAAAGACGGTAAGAGTCTTTTTAGAATGTAATTCCAACGCAACTTTAGCTGCCAAGGAATTATTTATGCACCGTAATAGTTTACAGTACCGTGTTGAAAAGTATATTGAAAAAACTAATATCAATATCAAACAGTTTCAAGGGGCACTCTTGACCTATTTAGCTCTAATGCATGTTCATGTTGAAGAGGATAAGTAG
- a CDS encoding metal-sensitive transcriptional regulator, with product MENQEMNDYSQDMKNRLKRVEGQIRGVLKMMEEGKECKDVITQLSAARSAMDRSIGYIVAKNLETCIRSSEENGEPTDELIQEAVQMIVKSR from the coding sequence ATGGAAAATCAAGAAATGAACGATTATTCCCAAGATATGAAGAATCGTTTAAAACGTGTAGAAGGACAAATACGAGGCGTTCTTAAAATGATGGAAGAAGGTAAAGAATGCAAAGATGTTATTACGCAATTGTCCGCAGCACGATCTGCGATGGATCGTTCCATTGGTTATATTGTAGCTAAAAACTTAGAGACGTGCATTCGATCTTCTGAAGAAAACGGCGAACCAACAGATGAACTTATCCAAGAAGCCGTACAAATGATTGTAAAAAGTAGATAA
- a CDS encoding YheC/YheD family protein, translating into MESYHFQIQRYPSHRQRIIVPKHLYKGFHQKMTLTYCTQEAEAEIMTHQKDVDTLYISHDLMNILRLPEDETLSCFVDSGCILFQPLLGVYTAGFQDDDIHPIGDRTPVFESMTITGQSYGFDTLFFGYQHIDWEDQSITGYVFHNGEWMMKRFPFPYVIYDRIPNRKVEHHPFVLEARERLEHSSIMFNTGFFNKWKIYDQLRKTNDVSHYLPSTVLHPTKERFQELLYHHRSLFIKPIHGSKGAGIKKCRVQEERSEIECIYYDEDKEIHQRYQDLNKFFHQQFPNGFYGYIAQPEVRLKSLRSTPMDYRVHTNKNERNEWEVTAICMKFAGKGSLTTHVKRGGSIHTLDEMYDDRESQLIYQKLERVALLISKALEKQVSGPLGEIGFDFGIDEEGKVWLFEANSKPGFAIYDHPTFLKEQSMILSYPFRYAKYFYVNTLYEKNLSRV; encoded by the coding sequence ATGGAAAGCTACCACTTTCAGATTCAGCGATACCCAAGCCACAGACAACGAATAATTGTGCCGAAGCATCTTTATAAAGGCTTTCATCAAAAGATGACGTTAACGTATTGTACACAAGAGGCAGAAGCCGAAATCATGACACATCAAAAAGATGTAGATACACTCTATATCTCTCATGACCTAATGAATATATTACGCCTACCGGAAGATGAGACACTCTCCTGCTTTGTTGATTCTGGATGTATTCTATTTCAGCCCTTATTAGGTGTTTATACGGCCGGCTTTCAAGATGATGATATACACCCCATTGGAGATCGTACACCTGTTTTTGAATCCATGACTATAACAGGTCAGTCTTATGGGTTTGATACGTTATTTTTTGGATACCAACATATCGATTGGGAAGATCAAAGTATTACAGGCTATGTCTTTCATAATGGCGAGTGGATGATGAAGCGTTTTCCATTCCCCTATGTTATTTATGACCGTATCCCAAATCGGAAAGTTGAACATCACCCTTTTGTATTAGAGGCGCGAGAGCGTTTAGAACATTCTTCTATCATGTTTAATACAGGCTTCTTTAATAAATGGAAAATTTATGACCAACTCAGGAAAACAAACGACGTATCTCATTATCTCCCCTCAACTGTTTTGCACCCTACAAAAGAAAGATTTCAAGAACTTCTTTATCACCACCGCAGCCTTTTTATTAAGCCCATTCACGGTAGTAAAGGGGCAGGTATTAAAAAGTGTAGGGTCCAAGAAGAGAGATCAGAAATCGAGTGCATCTATTATGATGAAGATAAAGAGATCCACCAACGTTATCAAGACTTGAACAAGTTTTTTCATCAACAGTTCCCTAACGGATTTTATGGATATATCGCACAACCAGAAGTTCGTTTAAAATCATTACGTTCTACACCTATGGATTATCGTGTTCACACGAATAAAAATGAACGGAATGAATGGGAAGTAACAGCTATATGTATGAAGTTTGCAGGTAAAGGGAGCTTAACGACTCATGTAAAACGAGGTGGATCGATACACACCCTTGATGAAATGTATGATGACCGAGAAAGCCAGCTTATATATCAAAAGCTTGAACGCGTAGCACTTCTTATTAGCAAAGCATTGGAAAAACAAGTGTCAGGACCTTTAGGTGAAATAGGCTTTGATTTTGGTATAGATGAAGAAGGGAAAGTATGGTTATTTGAAGCTAATTCCAAACCAGGCTTTGCGATTTATGATCATCCAACTTTTTTAAAAGAACAATCCATGATTCTTTCCTATCCATTCCGGTACGCAAAATACTTTTATGTAAATACATTATACGAAAAAAACTTAAGTCGAGTGTAA
- a CDS encoding DUF445 domain-containing protein, producing the protein MNTIVMILLMMGVGALIGGVTNSLAIKMLFRPFTAKYVGKIKVPFTPGLIPKRRQELADQLGKMVVEHLLTPEGLRKKLHDDAFQNQMVGWAQQEVSSMLKSDRSLKEWMSELDISIDRDQIHKSVYSFAHERYHQMMKNQRQKSIRTLIGPNWDHKGKEAMEQVSEYVLHNLEEYISSYEGRQKITNMIENYLEGQGFLANMVSSFIGTDGLAERIQPAVSDYLRSQDAKLWLKRILEEEWEKWLNKPVRYYEDKLGADVTAEVIATTVADALPVEEWLNRSVQDITGKYQTYIVEHFVPKLVHKTGDFLSNRIPDIMSKLHLSDVVKQEVESFSVERLERMVLDISRKEFKLITYLGALLGGIIGLIQAGIILMMG; encoded by the coding sequence ATGAATACGATCGTTATGATTTTATTAATGATGGGCGTAGGTGCCTTAATTGGTGGGGTCACAAACTCTTTGGCAATTAAAATGCTTTTTCGACCATTTACAGCGAAGTACGTTGGAAAAATAAAGGTTCCATTTACTCCTGGATTGATTCCTAAGCGACGCCAGGAGCTTGCTGATCAGTTAGGTAAAATGGTGGTAGAGCACCTTCTGACACCAGAAGGTTTACGAAAGAAACTGCATGATGATGCTTTCCAAAATCAAATGGTGGGTTGGGCACAACAAGAAGTGTCTTCGATGTTAAAGAGTGATCGATCTTTAAAAGAGTGGATGAGTGAACTAGATATCTCAATAGATCGTGATCAAATTCATAAAAGTGTCTATTCATTTGCCCATGAGCGTTATCATCAAATGATGAAAAATCAAAGACAGAAGTCTATTCGAACACTTATTGGGCCAAACTGGGACCATAAGGGAAAAGAAGCGATGGAGCAAGTGAGCGAATATGTCCTTCATAACCTAGAGGAATACATCTCGAGCTATGAAGGTAGGCAAAAGATAACAAACATGATTGAGAATTATCTTGAAGGACAAGGATTTCTCGCTAACATGGTTTCATCGTTTATTGGTACAGATGGATTAGCAGAACGCATTCAACCTGCTGTTTCGGATTATCTTCGCTCTCAGGATGCTAAGCTTTGGCTGAAAAGAATTTTAGAAGAGGAATGGGAAAAGTGGCTGAATAAACCTGTTCGCTACTATGAAGATAAACTTGGAGCAGACGTAACAGCAGAGGTGATTGCAACTACCGTAGCAGACGCACTTCCTGTAGAAGAATGGCTCAATCGTTCAGTTCAGGATATAACAGGAAAATATCAAACCTATATTGTAGAGCATTTCGTTCCAAAACTTGTTCACAAAACCGGTGACTTTTTATCAAATCGCATTCCTGATATTATGAGCAAACTCCATTTATCTGATGTGGTTAAACAAGAAGTTGAATCGTTTTCCGTTGAACGGTTGGAGCGCATGGTATTGGATATATCACGAAAAGAATTTAAGCTGATTACATACCTTGGTGCCCTTCTTGGAGGAATCATAGGTTTAATTCAAGCGGGAATCATTCTGATGATGGGCTAA
- a CDS encoding YlbF family regulator, translating into MANIYDQANELERAIRESEEFQGLKQAYEAVMADENAKQMFDNFRNTQIELQQKQMQGQEISEEEVEEARKVVETVQQHPQISKLMEEEQRLNTVINDVSKIITKPLEELYGADEQ; encoded by the coding sequence ATGGCAAATATTTATGATCAGGCAAATGAACTAGAAAGAGCAATTCGCGAAAGCGAAGAATTTCAAGGCTTAAAACAAGCTTATGAAGCTGTTATGGCAGATGAGAACGCAAAGCAAATGTTCGATAACTTCCGTAACACGCAAATCGAGCTTCAGCAAAAACAAATGCAAGGCCAAGAAATTTCTGAAGAAGAAGTAGAAGAAGCTCGTAAAGTAGTGGAAACTGTACAACAGCATCCACAAATCTCAAAGCTTATGGAAGAGGAGCAGCGTCTTAACACAGTGATTAACGACGTTAGCAAAATCATCACGAAGCCACTTGAAGAACTTTACGGTGCAGATGAACAATAA
- a CDS encoding enoyl-CoA hydratase — MSYYNVKTEHGITHLKFTRPDKLNALNVESLEELRDRLKTIEQNDDSIVILSGEGKGFCAGGDVSMMESLHGEDSFHDVMGVIEEIIETIYLMPKLIISAVHGSAVGLGLSIALSSDYVLAHNQSKLSMNFIGIGLLPDGGGHFWLQERLGVHKAKQFAWHGKSLAAPEAYEEGLVDEITEEEAENAAINLAKAWQKRPLQAMIATKQVYHRNRIKELQSYMEQERNLQYKLRGTQDHKEGVQAFMQKREPHFIGK; from the coding sequence ATGAGTTATTATAATGTAAAAACTGAACATGGCATTACACACCTAAAGTTTACGAGACCCGACAAGTTAAATGCACTAAATGTAGAAAGTCTAGAGGAACTAAGAGATCGTTTAAAAACGATTGAACAAAATGACGACTCCATTGTCATTTTATCTGGTGAAGGCAAAGGTTTTTGTGCTGGTGGAGATGTGTCGATGATGGAAAGTCTACATGGTGAAGATTCATTTCATGATGTAATGGGAGTAATTGAAGAGATTATAGAAACGATTTATCTAATGCCGAAGTTAATCATTTCAGCTGTTCATGGGTCTGCGGTTGGACTGGGGCTTAGCATAGCATTATCGTCTGATTATGTACTCGCCCATAATCAATCGAAGCTTTCTATGAACTTCATAGGTATTGGCCTTTTACCAGATGGTGGCGGCCATTTCTGGCTTCAAGAGCGCTTAGGTGTTCATAAAGCGAAACAGTTTGCTTGGCATGGAAAGTCTCTAGCGGCACCTGAAGCATATGAAGAAGGGTTAGTGGATGAAATAACTGAAGAGGAAGCGGAGAATGCTGCGATAAACCTTGCAAAAGCATGGCAGAAGCGCCCTCTACAAGCCATGATTGCAACGAAACAAGTTTATCATCGAAATCGCATTAAAGAGCTTCAAAGTTATATGGAACAAGAAAGAAACTTACAATACAAACTACGTGGTACACAGGATCATAAAGAAGGTGTACAGGCTTTCATGCAAAAACGAGAACCACATTTTATAGGGAAATAA
- a CDS encoding YhzD family protein produces MKAYVLTVFAQDGTQLLEESFEAPNDDDAKKIGQQKLADQGYEDHTHRCVAPEGHMVLFHR; encoded by the coding sequence ATGAAAGCCTATGTATTAACTGTATTCGCACAAGATGGAACTCAATTGTTAGAAGAAAGCTTCGAAGCTCCTAATGATGATGATGCTAAAAAAATTGGTCAACAAAAGCTAGCTGACCAAGGTTATGAAGATCATACACATCGTTGCGTAGCTCCTGAAGGACATATGGTGTTGTTTCATCGGTAA
- a CDS encoding ABC transporter ATP-binding protein, which translates to MTLSLNNVTKRFGSFTAVDQLSLQIPENQIFGFLGANGAGKTTTFRMILGLIDASEGNITWNDGAINYSKSHLIGYLPEERGLYPKLTVKDQLIYLGRLRGMNKSDIIRELDGWLERFNVPEYKNKKIEELSKGNQQKIQFISAVIHKPKLLILDEPFSGLDPVNVEVLKKAVINLKESGTSIVFSSHRMDHVEELCEHLCILHKGQPVVHGGLKDIKRSFGKKNVVVHADFDLNYLKGLPGVISYKPSTEGCELQVESEQVSQDVFQAISGKGFVRTFDLEEPSLNDIFIEKVGDSYE; encoded by the coding sequence ATGACATTATCCCTGAACAATGTAACAAAGCGATTTGGATCCTTTACTGCTGTGGATCAGTTATCGCTTCAAATACCAGAAAACCAAATTTTCGGCTTTCTAGGTGCAAATGGAGCTGGTAAAACAACAACATTTCGAATGATCCTTGGCTTAATTGATGCATCTGAAGGTAATATTACTTGGAATGATGGTGCTATAAACTACAGTAAAAGTCACCTTATTGGTTATTTACCCGAAGAGCGAGGGTTGTATCCTAAATTAACCGTAAAAGATCAATTGATTTATTTAGGTCGTCTTCGTGGTATGAATAAATCTGATATCATACGAGAATTAGATGGCTGGCTAGAGCGTTTTAACGTGCCGGAATATAAAAATAAAAAAATTGAAGAGCTATCGAAAGGGAATCAGCAAAAGATTCAATTCATTTCAGCGGTGATACATAAACCGAAATTATTAATCTTAGATGAGCCATTTTCTGGATTGGACCCGGTTAATGTCGAGGTCTTAAAGAAGGCTGTTATTAATTTAAAAGAATCAGGAACTTCTATTGTCTTCTCATCACACCGTATGGATCATGTAGAAGAACTGTGTGAACATTTATGCATATTACATAAAGGTCAGCCTGTTGTTCATGGAGGACTAAAAGACATTAAGCGATCTTTTGGTAAGAAAAACGTAGTTGTCCATGCTGACTTTGACTTGAACTATTTAAAAGGTTTGCCGGGTGTCATAAGCTATAAGCCTTCTACAGAGGGATGCGAACTTCAAGTGGAGAGTGAACAAGTGTCACAGGATGTATTCCAAGCCATTTCAGGAAAAGGGTTTGTCCGAACCTTTGATTTAGAGGAACCATCTCTTAATGATATTTTCATAGAAAAGGTAGGTGATTCCTATGAATAA
- a CDS encoding ABC transporter permease: MNKFWIIFTHTFMSRLKSKAFIWTTVISLIFVLGITNIDRIMDQFGGGENAAQVAVMDESGELFTRLEQQLSTQKDVVHVQEFDGTEEEAKQAVKDEEYKGYLHLTYNESNIPKAQYFANQIAENKVSGRLQQAIQQLKVAVATEKAGIDQGTIQQIYAPVAFEKVALQENAKTQEELNKARGLVYIMLFLLYMGVIMYGNMIAMDVAKEKSSRVMEILISSASPVKQMFGKILGIALLGVLQFGLILIVGYQSIKANMSDDGIGAFLGVSDLDMDTIIYAIVFFLLGYLLYATLAAMLGSLVSRIEDAQQLITPMTLMIVVVFMVAMFGLNAPDSSLITVTSYIPFFTPMVMFLRVGMLDVPFWQAGISILLLIATIIVLGIIGARIYRGGVLLYGKSSSLKDIKTAIQLSKKESS; encoded by the coding sequence ATGAATAAATTTTGGATTATTTTCACCCATACATTTATGTCACGACTAAAATCAAAAGCGTTTATTTGGACGACAGTTATTAGTTTAATATTCGTGCTAGGGATAACGAATATTGATAGAATTATGGATCAATTTGGAGGGGGCGAAAATGCAGCTCAGGTAGCTGTTATGGATGAGAGTGGAGAATTATTTACAAGATTGGAGCAGCAACTATCCACACAGAAGGATGTTGTACATGTTCAAGAGTTTGATGGTACAGAAGAGGAAGCGAAACAAGCTGTTAAGGATGAAGAGTACAAAGGTTATTTACATTTAACCTATAATGAGTCAAACATTCCAAAAGCCCAGTATTTTGCTAACCAAATTGCTGAAAACAAAGTAAGTGGTCGCTTGCAGCAAGCCATCCAACAGTTAAAAGTAGCTGTGGCTACAGAAAAGGCAGGAATTGACCAAGGTACCATCCAACAAATATACGCACCAGTAGCATTTGAAAAGGTTGCTCTTCAAGAAAATGCGAAAACACAAGAGGAGTTAAATAAAGCACGTGGACTCGTATATATTATGTTATTCCTTTTATATATGGGCGTTATTATGTATGGGAATATGATTGCCATGGATGTAGCTAAGGAAAAATCGTCTCGGGTAATGGAGATTCTTATATCTAGTGCTTCGCCTGTTAAACAGATGTTTGGAAAGATTCTAGGCATTGCTTTACTTGGTGTCCTTCAATTCGGATTGATTCTGATTGTAGGGTATCAATCTATAAAAGCGAATATGTCTGATGATGGAATAGGCGCATTTCTTGGGGTAAGCGATCTAGATATGGATACAATCATCTATGCCATTGTGTTTTTCTTATTGGGTTATTTACTCTATGCCACACTAGCTGCCATGTTAGGTTCACTTGTAAGTCGTATTGAAGATGCACAACAGCTTATTACACCTATGACATTGATGATTGTAGTTGTATTCATGGTGGCGATGTTTGGTTTAAATGCACCTGACTCAAGCCTTATTACGGTTACTTCCTATATTCCTTTCTTTACACCAATGGTCATGTTTTTACGAGTTGGAATGCTTGATGTTCCTTTCTGGCAAGCGGGAATTTCGATCTTACTTCTTATCGCAACCATTATTGTGCTAGGGATTATTGGTGCACGAATCTATCGTGGTGGCGTGCTATTATATGGGAAGTCGTCCTCTTTAAAAGATATTAAGACAGCCATTCAACTGTCGAAAAAAGAATCGTCATAA
- a CDS encoding YuzL family protein: protein MPKRKKDPSERGKSAASVKGSPNSGPVEKFRDEPENQTNNMQYKKQNTAGE from the coding sequence ATGCCAAAACGTAAAAAGGACCCTTCTGAGCGCGGAAAAAGTGCAGCTAGTGTAAAAGGCTCTCCAAACAGCGGACCTGTTGAAAAGTTCCGTGATGAACCTGAAAACCAAACGAATAACATGCAATACAAAAAACAAAACACAGCAGGGGAGTAA